A single window of Sphingobacterium sp. ML3W DNA harbors:
- a CDS encoding TPM domain-containing protein, which yields MSTILKKISHTVFTLILLIGSSATFAQYTVENIPNPKTQGQIHFVSNPDHILSQNVANELDAISWQIDSVTKCEFAIVIVDDYLGDDDFEFALKLFNTWGIGKKESNNGLLLFIAKNRHEYRFISGYGMESILPDAYLKRIGEQYLVPNFRQDEYDRGVLETARFIQKVLGSPDAQAELDSLMPESIPFWNIKNPTLRNSVLVIVLFILLYGWITAVTKMTKGKITKKSNYFTPLISGCGCMGMLMFITIFIFAFVLENVEQVYQVKNLPYFLLIFAVITLAMKYNAGLTVVTASYKDEENIQRAVRRFLKWNFIPLLISPLAWIDFGRSIKRLQLHAGRLEAPDSSGNWSRMNRDQTSPKQIKSFLDAGQLMEEKINSREYEVWVNSKTSETKLIPWDKNNNTVACPQCHYKTLEKDLRKTITKATYTAGGLEEKYELCKYCGYTLSHGTSSTARLVRSTSSSSGSGSSSSRSSGGGSFGGGSSGGGGAGGRW from the coding sequence ATGTCAACAATTCTAAAAAAAATTAGTCACACCGTTTTTACCCTAATTCTTCTAATAGGGTCATCCGCTACTTTTGCTCAGTATACCGTTGAGAACATTCCTAATCCCAAAACTCAAGGGCAGATCCATTTTGTTTCCAATCCCGATCATATCCTTTCTCAAAACGTAGCGAACGAACTCGATGCGATAAGTTGGCAAATCGATTCGGTCACAAAATGTGAATTTGCAATCGTTATCGTCGACGACTACTTGGGCGATGACGACTTTGAGTTTGCACTAAAACTATTCAATACCTGGGGGATCGGGAAGAAAGAAAGTAATAATGGTCTACTTCTTTTTATTGCTAAAAACAGACATGAATATCGCTTTATATCAGGCTATGGCATGGAGAGCATATTGCCAGATGCCTACCTGAAGCGTATTGGCGAGCAGTATCTAGTACCCAATTTCCGACAGGATGAATATGACAGAGGGGTCTTGGAGACCGCAAGATTTATCCAAAAAGTGTTGGGCTCGCCAGATGCACAGGCCGAATTGGACAGCTTAATGCCCGAATCCATCCCTTTCTGGAATATTAAAAACCCGACCTTACGAAATTCAGTATTAGTTATAGTCTTATTTATATTGCTCTATGGCTGGATTACCGCTGTAACCAAAATGACAAAAGGGAAAATAACCAAAAAAAGCAATTACTTCACACCTTTGATCAGTGGTTGCGGCTGTATGGGTATGTTGATGTTTATCACCATATTTATTTTCGCATTTGTCTTGGAGAATGTCGAACAAGTATACCAAGTTAAAAACCTGCCCTATTTCTTGCTCATTTTTGCTGTTATTACGCTAGCGATGAAGTACAATGCCGGACTTACAGTGGTCACAGCATCGTATAAAGATGAGGAAAATATTCAGCGTGCCGTACGCCGATTTCTGAAATGGAATTTCATCCCCTTGTTGATAAGTCCTTTGGCATGGATAGATTTTGGGAGATCCATCAAACGATTACAGCTCCATGCAGGACGACTGGAAGCACCCGACAGTTCAGGAAATTGGTCAAGAATGAACAGAGACCAAACCAGTCCAAAACAGATCAAGTCATTTTTAGACGCAGGACAATTGATGGAAGAAAAAATCAATAGTCGTGAATACGAAGTATGGGTAAACAGTAAGACGAGTGAAACTAAATTAATCCCTTGGGACAAGAACAACAATACAGTGGCATGCCCGCAATGCCATTATAAAACATTAGAAAAAGATCTACGAAAAACGATTACCAAGGCAACTTATACCGCTGGAGGATTAGAAGAAAAGTATGAATTGTGTAAATACTGTGGCTATACCCTATCTCATGGCACCAGTAGCACAGCACGATTGGTCAGGTCCACCTCAAGTAGTTCTGGAAGTGGATCCAGCAGCTCAAGAAGTTCGGGAGGTGGAAGTTTTGGAGGTGGTTCTTCAGGAGGAGGAGGCGCAGGAGGGCGCTGGTAA